CCGTTGGCGATGTGCCGCGCCGCTGCCTCGACGAGGTCGGCGTCGTCGGCGCCGATGACGACGATGTCGTCGAAGCCCCCCGGCGCGTGCTGCGCTCGCAGGTGCTCGATCTCCACCGGTGCTGCGACCTCGCTCTCAACCAGGGCGAACCCCAGCTCGGACGCCCGCCCGCGCAGCCAGTCGCGGAAGTTCCCCGCCATATTGGCGGCGACGACCGTGGCCGGCGACGAGTTCGAGTCCATGCCGTGGGTGAGCACGCATTCATCGTAGTTCCCCCCCGGCAGGGCGATAAACAGCGCCGTGCCGTCAGGCTTGAGGCCCGCGCGCCGGCGGACGCGGTAGGCGGCGACCACGCACGCCCACGGCTCGGTGAGCGCGGCCTCGGCGTAGCCGATAGCCTGCCCCTTCGCTGGGCTCAGGGCAGGCTCTGAGCTTGTCGCCCCTCGACCCTGCTCGGGGCGACCCTGAGCATGTCGAAGGGTCGAAGGGTCGCTGTGGACGGGGATTAGGTAGCAGCCTTCGTCGCCGTCGAGGACGCGCTCGCCGACGGTGCCATACTGGGTCATGCCGCCGCGCAGGGCGTAGCCGTAGGCCGTCTCCTCGCCGCGGAAGACGACATCGGCCTGGACGATATAGCGCTCGCCCACGCGGAAGCGGTCGCGCATTTCGGCGCCGACGGCGACGATGGTGAGGCTGACCTCGTGGCCGGGCACGACCGGCTCGGCTGCGAGGTCGCGCCCCGACACGCGCGGGTGCCCCGCCCCCAGGCCGATGAGCTTGACATCGCTGAAGCACAACCCCAGGGCATCAATGCGCGTCAGCACCTCCCGCGGGCCGGGCTCCGCCGCGGGGAGTCGCTCCGGCTTGCCGTCAACCCCGAAATGCTCCAGGCCGGCGCCGCGCAGCTGCCAGGTCAGGGTGGCGGCGGGGAGAGCCCCGGCCGGACTGCGATATTTCGCCAGCGGGTCGGTCACGACTGGTTACCCGTAATCCCTTTCCGGCGATAGGCCTCATCGGGCCGGGTGCAGATGCGCCGGACATGCTCCTCGCTCAGGTGGCGCGGGCCGCCGAAGGCCATGGCGCCGGTGATGATGCGCGCGGTCTTGACCCAGGTGGCGGTCACCGCCTCGACCTGCGTCGGCGTCGCCCCGAGGGCGATGAGCCCGTGGTTCTGCATCAACACCGCCTGCGGCCGGTAGCCGCGCTCCTCGCTATAGCGCCGGGTCGCGTCGCGCACCGCCCGCGCCAGCGGCACCCCGGGGTCAACGTAGTCCACGAGCACCGGCGCCATCCCGCAGACCACGATCTCGTCGGGATAGACCCGCCCGGCGAGCGCCCGCATCCCCTCGCGCGAGCACAGGATGGCGTTGACCGCCGTGGGGTGGGTGTGGCCGACGAAGTTGACCCCGTCCAGGCCCAGCATGAAGGCGTGGAGCAGCGTCTCCACCGACGGCCGCCGCGGGGACGCGGGGTCCGCCAGGGATTCCCGCAACCCGCGCTCGACCTCCGAGTCGTCGAGAGCCTGCCCCTTCGCTGGGCTCAGGGCAAGCTCTGAGTTTGTCGAAGGGTCGCCCCCGTCGAGCATCGCCAACACCTTGCTCCGCACGACCAGCGCGAAGCCGTCCGCGGTGATGCCCTCCAGGCGCGCCCCGCTCGCCTTGACGTACATCCGCTCGTCATCCACGCGCGCCGAGGTATTGCCCTCGCCGAGGATCACGTAGTCGCGTCCCGGATCGCCCAGCCACTGCGACATGGCTACCAGTTGATCAATGATTTCTTGCTCGTCGCTCACTTGTGGCATTGCCCCTCCTGCTGAATGACAACGTCCCGACCGATCGTCAGCCTAGCCCACCGGCGCCGCGAACCGCCGCAGCACCACCTCGTCCATCGCCACCTCGGGCGGCAGCGCGGCCACGAACACGGCCAGCCGCGCGACCTCCTCGGGCGCCATGTACTCCACGCGATCGAGTTCCGGGCGCGCGTCGGCGACCAGC
Above is a genomic segment from Armatimonadota bacterium containing:
- a CDS encoding alcohol dehydrogenase catalytic domain-containing protein, whose product is MTDPLAKYRSPAGALPAATLTWQLRGAGLEHFGVDGKPERLPAAEPGPREVLTRIDALGLCFSDVKLIGLGAGHPRVSGRDLAAEPVVPGHEVSLTIVAVGAEMRDRFRVGERYIVQADVVFRGEETAYGYALRGGMTQYGTVGERVLDGDEGCYLIPVHSDPSTLRHAQGRPEQGRGATSSEPALSPAKGQAIGYAEAALTEPWACVVAAYRVRRRAGLKPDGTALFIALPGGNYDECVLTHGMDSNSSPATVVAANMAGNFRDWLRGRASELGFALVESEVAAPVEIEHLRAQHAPGGFDDIVVIGADDADLVEAAARHIANGGVMNLVADKPLPRKVEIDVGRIHYDDTDYVGGPGPDIAASYRERDSELGAGPVWFIGAGGPMGQMHVQRALERRETPQVIIATDVDDDRLGALEAKFRESAAQTGKRLLLLNPAKLAASDFEAALRREAPNGFTDIVVLAPVPALIEQATAYLAPGATLNIFAGLARGTTAKLDFSSVYRHGVRWVGSSGSRIADLEFTLRETEQGRLFPNLSVAAVGDITAVREGLEAVKGGRFAGKVVIFPNLEGLALTPLAELRERLPEVYAQLGPGESWTREAEQALLRARLPRRPEGGSR
- a CDS encoding class II aldolase/adducin family protein, which encodes MPQVSDEQEIIDQLVAMSQWLGDPGRDYVILGEGNTSARVDDERMYVKASGARLEGITADGFALVVRSKVLAMLDGGDPSTNSELALSPAKGQALDDSEVERGLRESLADPASPRRPSVETLLHAFMLGLDGVNFVGHTHPTAVNAILCSREGMRALAGRVYPDEIVVCGMAPVLVDYVDPGVPLARAVRDATRRYSEERGYRPQAVLMQNHGLIALGATPTQVEAVTATWVKTARIITGAMAFGGPRHLSEEHVRRICTRPDEAYRRKGITGNQS